A genomic segment from Polyangium mundeleinium encodes:
- a CDS encoding serine/threonine protein kinase — MNWSNQTGSHQIPFPVPGTTLTSTRGTYVVGALIGDGQYGSVYECIGPFDQRYALKMLRPANKSYQAVKDEWAQELRRLEQFRHPNIVYIHDAFENNYLFYLALERCDTSLRALIGRPFSDLLLVELCRQLLMTLQYLHDSGVVHSDLHAGNVLISQLDRSPIVKLTDFGVAHQLQGSTRWFRPQVANPKILTPELVTAGYTTTQSDLYQFGLLMYQMHTGQPAIDVDVAYPEITRQISEGAPRKKAEGLGTPVGNVIAKLLRRRDAYRYQSAREVWEDLRQVAWR, encoded by the coding sequence GTGAACTGGTCGAATCAAACCGGCTCGCATCAGATCCCGTTTCCGGTCCCGGGGACGACGCTCACGTCCACGCGCGGCACCTACGTTGTCGGCGCGCTCATCGGCGACGGCCAGTACGGATCGGTCTACGAGTGCATCGGGCCGTTCGATCAACGGTATGCGCTCAAAATGTTGCGCCCCGCGAACAAGTCCTACCAGGCGGTGAAGGACGAGTGGGCGCAGGAGCTCCGGCGGCTCGAGCAGTTCCGCCATCCGAACATCGTCTACATCCACGACGCGTTCGAAAATAACTACCTCTTCTACCTCGCGCTCGAGCGGTGCGACACGAGCCTGCGCGCGCTCATCGGGCGGCCGTTCTCGGACCTCTTGCTCGTCGAGCTCTGCCGCCAGCTCCTCATGACGCTGCAGTACCTGCACGACAGCGGCGTCGTGCACTCCGATCTCCACGCGGGCAACGTGCTCATCTCGCAGCTCGATCGATCCCCGATCGTCAAGCTGACCGACTTCGGCGTCGCCCATCAGCTCCAGGGCAGCACGCGCTGGTTCCGCCCGCAGGTGGCGAACCCCAAGATCCTGACGCCCGAACTCGTCACCGCCGGATACACGACGACGCAGAGCGACCTCTACCAGTTCGGGCTGCTCATGTACCAGATGCACACGGGCCAGCCCGCGATCGACGTGGACGTCGCGTATCCGGAGATCACGCGGCAGATCTCCGAGGGCGCGCCGCGCAAGAAGGCCGAGGGCCTCGGCACGCCCGTCGGCAACGTGATCGCCAAGCTGCTCCGGCGTCGCGACGCCTACCGCTACCAGTCCGCGCGCGAAGTCTGGGAAGACCTGCGCCAAGTCGCCTGGCGCTGA
- a CDS encoding FKBP-type peptidyl-prolyl cis-trans isomerase: protein MMAIRRLGSLAVVALGVATAVATVACENKVPEPTAEPRAAAPREPEKPEPADLIKEDITVGTGPEAREGDKVKVHYTGRLLKTNFMFDSSVGKEPLEFQLGKGEVIKGWDEGVAGMKVGGKRKLTIPSKLGYGDDGSPPKIPGKATLVFEVELLEVTSPSGKPADGKSEGGKDAPKKDAPKK, encoded by the coding sequence ATGATGGCCATCCGTCGTTTGGGTTCGCTCGCGGTCGTCGCCCTCGGCGTCGCCACCGCGGTCGCCACCGTCGCTTGTGAGAACAAGGTCCCCGAGCCGACCGCGGAACCTCGCGCCGCAGCGCCGCGCGAGCCGGAGAAACCGGAGCCCGCGGACCTCATCAAAGAAGACATCACCGTCGGCACGGGCCCCGAGGCCCGCGAAGGCGACAAGGTCAAGGTCCACTACACGGGCCGGTTGCTCAAGACGAACTTCATGTTCGACAGCTCCGTCGGCAAGGAACCGCTCGAGTTCCAGCTCGGCAAAGGCGAGGTCATCAAGGGCTGGGACGAGGGCGTCGCCGGCATGAAGGTCGGCGGCAAACGCAAGCTCACGATCCCCTCGAAGCTCGGCTACGGCGACGACGGGAGCCCGCCGAAGATCCCGGGCAAGGCGACACTCGTCTTCGAGGTCGAGCTGCTCGAGGTCACCTCCCCGAGCGGCAAACCCGCCGACGGCAAGAGCGAAGGCGGCAAGGACGCGCCAAAGAAGGACGCGCCGAAAAAGTGA
- a CDS encoding tetratricopeptide repeat protein encodes MPLSYTVLAEAKRPLKRPPIAPDVRNEEKHRRGRAVCHPSWMRPFHHGAAFWTLGTLALAACGPAPAPKAPPSEDLAAEDMGEMQPAAAPVAPAPEPPKLRLPCAEDDLVGCTNGCNDAVVEDCVTLGAMYLRGDVVRTDPTRAVDLFRGACTSGSARGCIKLGDLYHDGTLKDDPTEEVTLYRKACDAGANRGCLSAGKAYLEGRVVGVDPVFAATLFTRVCERGNAEACLELGRLYNRGHGVRKDPARATALFTKACQLGLDEGCLTADPSGEVAPPRQ; translated from the coding sequence ATGCCCCTTTCCTACACCGTCCTCGCCGAGGCCAAAAGACCGCTGAAAAGGCCCCCGATCGCCCCGGACGTCCGGAACGAGGAAAAACACCGGCGAGGGCGGGCCGTGTGTCATCCTTCATGGATGCGCCCATTCCACCACGGCGCCGCCTTCTGGACGCTCGGGACGCTCGCGCTCGCCGCCTGCGGCCCTGCGCCCGCGCCGAAGGCCCCGCCGAGCGAGGATCTCGCGGCCGAGGACATGGGTGAGATGCAGCCCGCGGCCGCGCCCGTCGCGCCCGCGCCCGAGCCGCCCAAGCTGCGCCTGCCATGCGCCGAGGACGATCTCGTGGGCTGCACGAACGGCTGCAACGACGCGGTCGTCGAGGACTGCGTCACGCTCGGCGCGATGTACCTGCGCGGCGATGTCGTGCGCACGGACCCGACGCGGGCCGTCGACCTCTTCCGCGGCGCCTGCACGAGCGGCAGCGCGCGCGGCTGCATCAAGCTCGGCGATCTCTACCACGACGGCACGCTGAAGGACGACCCGACCGAGGAGGTCACGCTCTACCGCAAGGCCTGCGACGCGGGCGCGAACCGCGGCTGCCTCTCCGCGGGCAAGGCCTACCTGGAGGGGCGCGTCGTCGGCGTCGACCCGGTCTTCGCGGCGACGCTCTTCACCCGCGTCTGCGAGCGCGGCAACGCCGAGGCCTGCCTCGAGCTCGGCCGGCTCTACAATCGCGGCCACGGCGTGCGCAAGGATCCGGCCCGCGCGACGGCGCTCTTCACGAAGGCCTGCCAGCTCGGGCTCGACGAGGGGTGCCTCACGGCCGATCCCTCGGGCGAGGTCGCGCCTCCGCGTCAGTGA
- a CDS encoding serine/threonine-protein kinase gives MRPQVGQVINNKYRLVRVIGDGGMGSVYEARHEVLGTTVALKFLHPELSRRQGLVQRFLQEARVSAQIQSPHVVRVSDVDQNAAGQAFIVMEYLEGKTLQTLYEELYHAGQRLSYADALEYASQMLDGVEAAHRAGVVHRDLKPDNVMLTRGSKGEPLLKLLDFGIAKLKVTGELDRGLTRPGVIMGTPEYMAPEQAYSADAVDARADIFSLGVMIFEMLAGRRPVGGDEPHQIASAYLTGQIAQLTDLAPHVPPELASVVHRAMGPKPPDRYNSVAEFRSALDPFAIGTRSGAAGAAVATPMPGSVTPKPAVSPAAAVTPGGAGSSPIPKTLPPPTTNRRPGSVSPRSRLPRSARRRSAGSTRRTGGPTRRSASPWPRASRRARGTTPRPPPRLSPRIRPRPERTTCRRGPAAPRSGKPSRPAATGPCRRTTAGRRDIRPQTGTPRRPATGPPPR, from the coding sequence ATGCGCCCTCAGGTCGGCCAGGTCATCAACAACAAGTACCGGCTCGTCCGCGTCATCGGCGATGGCGGGATGGGTAGCGTGTACGAGGCTCGTCACGAGGTGCTCGGCACCACCGTGGCGCTCAAGTTCCTCCACCCCGAGCTCTCACGACGCCAAGGCCTCGTGCAGCGCTTCCTCCAGGAAGCGCGCGTGTCGGCGCAGATCCAGAGCCCCCATGTGGTGCGGGTCAGCGACGTCGACCAGAACGCGGCGGGGCAGGCCTTCATCGTGATGGAGTACCTGGAGGGCAAGACCCTCCAGACGCTCTACGAGGAGCTCTACCACGCAGGCCAGAGGCTCTCGTACGCCGACGCGCTCGAGTACGCGAGCCAGATGCTCGACGGCGTCGAGGCCGCCCATCGCGCGGGTGTCGTGCACCGGGACCTCAAGCCCGACAACGTCATGCTCACCCGCGGATCCAAGGGCGAACCGCTCCTGAAGCTCCTCGACTTCGGCATCGCCAAGCTCAAGGTCACGGGCGAGCTCGATCGCGGCCTCACGCGGCCCGGCGTGATCATGGGGACACCCGAGTACATGGCCCCCGAGCAGGCCTACTCCGCCGATGCGGTCGACGCGCGCGCCGACATCTTCTCGCTCGGCGTGATGATCTTCGAGATGCTCGCCGGTCGAAGGCCCGTCGGCGGCGACGAGCCACACCAGATCGCCTCGGCCTACCTGACAGGGCAAATCGCGCAGCTCACGGACCTCGCGCCCCACGTGCCGCCCGAGCTCGCGAGCGTCGTGCACCGCGCGATGGGGCCCAAGCCGCCCGATCGATACAACTCCGTCGCCGAGTTCCGGAGCGCCCTCGATCCGTTCGCCATCGGCACGCGCAGCGGCGCGGCCGGCGCAGCGGTCGCCACACCCATGCCCGGCTCCGTCACGCCGAAGCCCGCGGTCTCGCCCGCGGCCGCCGTGACGCCCGGCGGGGCCGGCAGCTCGCCCATCCCGAAGACGCTGCCCCCACCGACGACAAACCGCCGCCCGGGGTCAGTGAGCCCTCGATCCCGCCTCCCCAGGTCGGCGCGACGCCGCTCGGCGGGTTCGACGCGCCGCACCGGGGGCCCCACACGTCGATCGGCGAGCCCCTGGCCGAGGGCCTCGCGCCGAGCCCGCGGTACGACGCCACGGCCCCCGCCGCGCCTCTCGCCTCGCATACGGCCCCGCCCGGAGCGTACGACATGTCGCCGCGGCCCGGCGGCACCGCGATCGGGCAAGCCCTCCCGTCCGGCGGCTACGGGCCCGTGCAGACGAACTACGGCGGGGCGCCGGGATATCCGCCCGCAAACGGGTACTCCGCGCCGCCCGGCTACGGGCCCACCACCCCGATGA
- a CDS encoding tellurite resistance TerB family protein: MAPISLRSSHTLDEPKLEALVELMYLAAYADGVFGAEEKRHFARSVQSLTDRKVLPDQLEQLITRLDAARKASGTAALLEGARQTLGSPGACRAALSLAIGVITADGAISNAERAMIHEIGTALGLDREGIEEMVREAEGG, from the coding sequence ATGGCGCCCATCTCCCTGCGATCCTCGCACACGCTCGACGAACCGAAGCTCGAGGCCCTCGTCGAGCTCATGTACCTCGCCGCGTACGCGGACGGCGTGTTCGGCGCGGAGGAGAAGCGCCACTTCGCGCGGAGCGTGCAGTCGCTGACGGACCGCAAGGTGCTGCCGGATCAACTGGAGCAGCTCATCACGCGGCTCGACGCGGCGCGGAAGGCCTCGGGCACGGCGGCGCTGCTCGAGGGCGCGCGCCAGACGCTCGGCAGCCCCGGGGCGTGCCGCGCGGCCTTGAGCCTGGCGATCGGCGTGATCACGGCCGACGGCGCGATCTCGAACGCCGAGCGTGCCATGATCCACGAGATCGGCACGGCGCTCGGGCTCGACCGTGAGGGGATCGAGGAGATGGTGCGCGAAGCGGAGGGCGGATGA